A stretch of the Lactuca sativa cultivar Salinas chromosome 9, Lsat_Salinas_v11, whole genome shotgun sequence genome encodes the following:
- the LOC111888194 gene encoding uncharacterized protein LOC111888194, whose amino-acid sequence MSSDFPLNIIQCSTYVQKACYHSPLVCCKSHVNSCTSTQTRSNHHLTQLPSFKMHFSSQLVRHGSTPLDMSTCASIDVELQSPRAMHVLCGLLKGKRHCEGKQLTDTTSANMSRTSTKPRNQEDDEEFTQHQRINCFYVLETGDPSRNVIEMIFRAATTTTDISRCIINIKQVLKLNHSRETLETFESFREGVKNRAHKHYDKQPRNMVDGNEKLLFYGAKSTYCKQFGSSKLCRASDCRICSIIKSGFYTAEWTTGIWLNTSCQDIINANTSAKMMNVKMAIIVCRVIAGRVIDMLDRDGEGDYDSVRGIKSNYLFVRNPSAVLPCFVIILNCTKLC is encoded by the exons ATGAGCTCAGATTTCCCATTGAATATCATTCAATGCTCTACATACGTCCAAAAAGCCTGCTATCATTCTCCTTTGGTCTGTTGTAAAAGCCACGTAAACTCATGCACCTCCACCCAAACCCGATCAAACCATCACCTGACCCAATTACCCTCCTTTAAGATGCATTTTTCTAGCCAGCTTGTTCGCCATGGTAGCACACCACTCGACATGAGTACTTGTGCAAGTATTGATGTTGAATTACAGTCTCCTAGAGCCATGCATGTGTTGTGTGGTCTGTTGAAAGGGAAACGACATTGTGAAGGCAAGCAGCTGACAGATACCACATCCGCCAACATGAGTAGAACCAGCACAAAACCTAGAAAccaagaagatgatgaagaattCACGCAGCACCAACGCATAAACTGCTTTTATG TACTAGAGACCGGGGACCCATCAAGAAATGTCATTGAGATGATCTTCAGAgcggcaacaacaacaacagacaTCTCAAGATGTATAATAAACATAAAACAAGTCCTTAAGTTGAATCATTCAAGGGAAACTCTAGAAACATTTGAAAGTTTCAGAGAGGGTGTTAAGAACAGAGCTCACAAGCATTATGACAAGCAACCAAGAAACATGGTTGATGGTAACGAGAAGTTACTGTTCTACGGCGCAAAGAGCACATATTGCAAGCAATTTGGAAGCTCCAAGCTCTGTAGAGCCTCAGATTGCAGAATTTGTAGCATAATTAAATCAGGTTTTTACACTGCAGAGTGGACAACTGGAATATGGTTGAACACAAGTTGTCAAGATATAATCAATGCCAATACAAGTGCAAAGATGATGAATGTGAAGATGGCCATCATAGTTTGTCGAGTAATTGCTGGACGAGTTATTGATATGCTTGATAGGGACGGCGAAGGTGACTATGATTCTGTAAGAGGAATAAAGTCAAACTACTTGTTTGTAAGAAACCCAAGTGCTGTACTACCTTGCTTTGTTATAATCTTAAACTGCACAAAATTATGCTAA